One window of Mangrovibacterium diazotrophicum genomic DNA carries:
- a CDS encoding SusC/RagA family TonB-linked outer membrane protein: MKCKYVKSSFWAIVLMLGVLLGVTAPAGAQQPGKRTITGTVVDETNQPLPGVTVVLEGTTTGTITDFDGKYSLTLGDETGNLMFSYIGYQPQTFPIPETNVLNVQMKEDTQEISDVVVVGYGVQRKSDLTGSITSVGTDDFNAGLISSPEQLINGKVSGVQIMQNSGSPTSGSTIRIRGGASLNASNDPLIVLDGVPLESGGISGNSSNFLSLINPNDIENMTILKDAASTAIYGSRASNGVILITTKKGSTTKGIQVNFSTTNSVQTRTQLPDMLSRSQFMNVINNLGSDDQKALLGDYSTDWNDEIYHAAFGTDNNLSLSTRVAKNTPMRVSVGYYNQGGILKTDNAERLTGSVSLSPSFLDDNLKFNLSAKGAHNNNTFAQTGAIWAASTFNPTLPVYSGTDDFGGYDEAIDNTGNPVNGGVRNPLGLIEQYNSTSKVDRVIGNIDMDYKFSFLPELKFHATGGYDYAKGKGHIYVPAEAAQYYTTSGRDYTYGPQKSSNRLLTTYFNYNKYYDELKSSVEATLGYDYQYWKTTTPLYQELNTLGEAQSTTAATDQRHAMVSYYGRLNYGYDGRFMLTASLRRDGTSRFSSDNRWGTFPSVALAWRMDQESFLKDNPVLSTMKLRLSYGITGQQEGIGNYNYLPVYTYSQDGAQVQFGDQWYYSYRPEAYVSDLKWETTKSWNAGFDFGFLENRISGTFDYYTRQTEDLLATVPAAAGTNFDKTILTNVGNVDSHGIEVTINASPIQSKDLNWDVSFNMSWQKMKVKNLSLIEGGSTTNTLVGPTIDSYQFQVLSEGYAPYMFYLYHQLYDAETGKPIEGAYADLNGDGEINSSDLYRYHSPAPDFIFGFSSSLNYKKWTMNMSFRANVGNYVYNGMAMNTGAWSTVSYNSYQLNNLSTSFLETGFNSRQYLSDYYVENASFLKMDNLTLTYNFGKIWDTCNLNINGMVQNVFTITKYSGVDPEVPNGMDISFYPRPRTFSLGLGLNF, from the coding sequence ATGAAATGTAAGTATGTAAAATCTAGCTTTTGGGCTATCGTATTAATGCTCGGCGTATTGCTTGGGGTAACGGCTCCCGCAGGGGCGCAGCAACCTGGCAAAAGAACGATCACAGGTACGGTTGTCGATGAAACGAATCAACCTCTTCCGGGTGTCACCGTTGTTTTGGAAGGCACCACAACCGGTACGATTACCGACTTTGACGGTAAATACTCCCTGACATTGGGTGATGAAACCGGTAATCTGATGTTTTCTTACATTGGATATCAACCACAGACTTTTCCGATTCCGGAAACCAATGTGTTGAATGTTCAAATGAAGGAAGATACGCAGGAGATTAGCGACGTAGTTGTTGTTGGTTACGGTGTGCAGCGTAAAAGTGACCTCACCGGATCGATCACCAGCGTTGGTACTGACGACTTTAATGCCGGTTTGATCAGTTCTCCGGAGCAGTTGATCAACGGTAAAGTGTCGGGTGTGCAAATTATGCAGAACAGTGGTTCTCCTACTTCGGGAAGTACCATTCGTATTCGAGGTGGTGCCTCGCTAAATGCGAGCAACGATCCGCTGATCGTGTTGGACGGCGTGCCATTGGAAAGTGGTGGTATCAGTGGTAACTCAAGCAACTTCCTGAGCTTGATCAACCCGAATGACATTGAAAATATGACCATCCTGAAAGATGCGGCTTCAACGGCCATCTATGGTTCGCGTGCATCGAACGGGGTTATCCTGATTACAACGAAGAAAGGTTCTACGACAAAGGGTATCCAGGTTAATTTCTCAACAACCAACTCGGTACAGACCCGCACCCAGCTGCCGGACATGTTGTCGCGCAGTCAGTTTATGAATGTGATTAACAACCTGGGGTCGGATGATCAAAAAGCATTGCTTGGCGACTACAGTACCGATTGGAACGATGAAATTTACCATGCAGCTTTTGGAACGGACAACAACCTGAGCCTTTCAACCCGCGTGGCCAAAAATACGCCGATGCGGGTATCCGTAGGTTACTACAACCAGGGCGGTATTCTGAAAACTGACAATGCAGAGAGGTTGACCGGAAGTGTTTCACTTTCACCCTCGTTTTTAGATGATAATTTGAAATTCAACCTGAGCGCGAAAGGGGCACACAACAACAACACTTTCGCACAAACCGGTGCCATTTGGGCGGCTTCAACCTTCAACCCAACACTTCCTGTTTATTCGGGAACCGACGATTTTGGCGGTTACGATGAAGCTATCGACAATACCGGCAATCCGGTAAACGGCGGTGTTCGAAACCCGCTCGGACTGATTGAGCAATACAATTCAACCAGTAAAGTCGACCGCGTCATCGGGAATATCGACATGGACTACAAATTCAGCTTTCTGCCGGAGTTGAAATTCCACGCAACGGGCGGTTATGATTATGCCAAAGGGAAAGGACACATTTATGTGCCAGCCGAGGCTGCGCAATATTACACCACAAGTGGGCGCGATTATACGTATGGTCCGCAGAAAAGCAGCAACCGCTTGTTGACTACCTATTTCAATTACAACAAATATTACGACGAGTTGAAAAGTTCTGTTGAGGCGACCTTGGGTTACGATTACCAGTACTGGAAAACAACGACTCCGCTTTACCAGGAGTTGAACACCCTGGGTGAAGCGCAATCGACAACTGCTGCGACGGACCAACGTCACGCGATGGTTTCGTACTACGGGCGTTTGAATTATGGTTACGATGGTCGTTTTATGCTGACTGCCAGTTTGCGTCGCGACGGTACCTCGCGCTTCAGTTCCGACAACCGTTGGGGTACATTCCCCTCGGTAGCTTTGGCCTGGCGGATGGATCAGGAGTCCTTCCTGAAGGATAACCCGGTGCTGAGCACCATGAAGTTACGATTGAGCTACGGTATCACCGGTCAGCAGGAAGGAATCGGTAACTACAACTACCTGCCGGTTTACACTTACAGCCAGGATGGCGCACAAGTTCAGTTTGGCGACCAATGGTACTACAGCTATCGCCCGGAAGCTTACGTTTCGGATTTGAAATGGGAAACTACCAAATCGTGGAACGCCGGTTTCGACTTTGGGTTTCTTGAAAACAGAATCAGCGGTACTTTCGATTATTACACCCGCCAAACGGAAGACTTGCTGGCAACAGTTCCGGCTGCAGCAGGTACCAACTTCGACAAGACAATCCTGACCAACGTCGGTAATGTGGACAGTCATGGTATTGAAGTGACGATTAATGCTTCGCCGATTCAAAGCAAAGATCTGAACTGGGATGTGAGCTTCAACATGAGCTGGCAAAAAATGAAAGTGAAAAACCTGTCGTTGATTGAAGGCGGATCAACCACCAACACACTGGTTGGACCGACCATCGACAGCTACCAGTTCCAGGTGTTGAGCGAAGGTTACGCACCCTACATGTTCTACCTGTACCACCAACTATACGATGCTGAAACAGGCAAACCAATTGAAGGTGCTTATGCCGATCTGAACGGCGACGGCGAGATCAACTCGAGCGATTTGTATCGTTACCACTCTCCGGCACCCGATTTCATTTTCGGATTCAGTTCTTCCCTGAACTACAAAAAATGGACAATGAACATGAGTTTCCGCGCAAACGTAGGCAACTATGTGTACAACGGAATGGCCATGAACACCGGCGCGTGGAGTACGGTAAGTTATAACTCTTACCAGTTGAATAATTTGTCGACAAGCTTCCTCGAAACCGGTTTCAACAGCCGCCAATATTTGTCGGACTACTATGTTGAAAATGCTTCGTTCCTGAAAATGGATAACCTGACGCTGACTTACAACTTCGGCAAGATTTGGGACACCTGCAACCTGAACATCAACGGAATGGTGCAAAATGTATTTACCATCACCAAATACTCGGGTGTTGACCCGGAAGTTCCGAACGGAATGGACATTTCATTTTACCCGCGTCCACGCACATTCTCATTGGGTTTAGGCCTTAATTTCTAA
- a CDS encoding RagB/SusD family nutrient uptake outer membrane protein, with translation MKKIYFCIMVVSTLLFASCENDLDQYPHEETTSESVYTTADNYKAVLAKLYASFTTTGQERGGGNSDLSSNNGQDYMRCYFNLQEAGTDEVASTWLEGDKVIDLTYLSWDANDPWVSDMYYRIYYTIALSNEFLRNATDDKIAGFTEDEQADIVHYRAEARFIRALAYYHALDLFRNIPFVTEEDPVGAYAPPRYTSSEIFTYIESELKDIEGDLLSRSEVEYGRAPQAAAWTLLAKLYLNAEVYTGEDHYTDCITYCNKVIADGYSLEADFQKLFNADNDLRTNEIIFPLPVDAENTVSWGTTTYLICGEVSNTSDYQDPAAYGVTSGWGMFRVRGELPALFDETDGRNLFFTEGQTQYLEEIDNQSYGYFMSKWTNLTDAGETASNTVDGGVNTDFPLFRLGDVYLMLAESVIRGGSGSSTAEALNLVNELRARAYGDNYDTDGKLTASDLTLNFILDERARELAWEGTRRTDLIRFGKFTTDSYIWQWKGGVKDGKAVDSKYNYYPIPTSDLTANPNLYNEEY, from the coding sequence ATGAAAAAGATATATTTCTGCATAATGGTTGTAAGTACGTTGCTATTTGCATCCTGCGAAAACGACCTGGATCAGTACCCGCATGAGGAGACGACCTCGGAAAGCGTGTACACGACGGCCGACAACTACAAGGCAGTGCTGGCCAAACTTTACGCTTCGTTTACTACTACAGGACAGGAGCGGGGCGGTGGCAACAGCGACCTTTCGAGCAACAACGGACAAGACTACATGCGTTGTTATTTCAACCTTCAGGAGGCGGGAACCGACGAGGTGGCTTCAACCTGGCTGGAAGGTGACAAAGTCATTGATCTGACTTACCTGTCGTGGGACGCGAACGACCCTTGGGTATCGGATATGTATTACCGCATCTACTATACCATTGCTTTATCAAACGAATTTTTGCGCAATGCAACGGATGATAAAATCGCCGGTTTCACAGAAGATGAGCAAGCCGATATTGTCCACTATCGTGCAGAAGCCCGCTTCATCAGGGCTTTGGCTTATTACCACGCCTTGGATTTGTTCCGCAATATTCCGTTTGTTACCGAAGAAGATCCGGTAGGTGCTTACGCTCCTCCGCGCTACACTTCGAGCGAAATTTTCACCTATATCGAATCAGAACTGAAAGACATCGAAGGTGATTTGTTGAGCCGCTCTGAGGTTGAATATGGCCGTGCGCCACAGGCTGCTGCCTGGACGTTGTTGGCCAAACTGTACCTGAACGCTGAAGTTTATACAGGTGAGGATCATTATACCGATTGCATCACCTACTGTAACAAAGTGATTGCGGACGGTTATTCGCTTGAGGCTGATTTCCAAAAACTATTCAATGCAGACAATGATTTGCGTACCAACGAAATTATTTTCCCGCTTCCTGTTGATGCAGAGAACACGGTTTCGTGGGGAACAACAACCTACCTGATTTGTGGAGAGGTGAGTAACACTTCGGATTACCAGGATCCTGCGGCATACGGTGTAACCAGTGGCTGGGGAATGTTCAGGGTACGCGGCGAACTGCCGGCTTTGTTTGACGAAACTGATGGTCGCAACCTGTTTTTCACCGAAGGACAAACGCAGTACCTGGAGGAAATTGACAACCAGAGCTACGGTTATTTCATGAGCAAATGGACCAACCTGACGGATGCCGGAGAAACTGCCTCGAACACGGTTGATGGTGGTGTAAATACGGATTTCCCGCTGTTCCGTTTGGGCGATGTTTACCTGATGTTGGCAGAAAGTGTGATTCGTGGCGGAAGCGGAAGTTCAACGGCAGAAGCGCTGAATCTGGTGAATGAGCTGAGAGCCCGTGCCTATGGTGACAACTACGACACCGATGGAAAACTAACTGCATCGGATCTGACACTGAACTTCATTTTGGATGAACGTGCCCGCGAGCTGGCCTGGGAAGGTACCCGTCGTACCGACCTGATCCGTTTCGGGAAATTCACAACCGATTCGTACATCTGGCAATGGAAAGGTGGCGTGAAAGATGGAAAAGCAGTGGATAGTAAATACAACTATTACCCGATTCCAACGTCGGATCTGACTGCCAACCCGAATTTATATAACGAAGAGTATTGA
- a CDS encoding DUF5114 domain-containing protein, whose translation MKTIKHFLIALMSITAFTACEKDGDLITLSGLEQSELMATESAVVLSQETSAEHALSLAWTTSTLTVSDPGMSAPNILSTTLQVSATADFSGTVQESVEANLSHTYTGAQLNTVAKNLGATPDVATPIYFRLEASVGDNMEPVYSNVVTVNITTYEIDMSIGFILNSDQEATGATLYSADSDGQYVGFMGATAWYNFFLKEGDGTIWGNDAVTGTAFVASSDDASWNCWFPGQGGCYYVDFNTNAQNWSALWIPTLTVSGDISGELTFDRPNVKWTLPFTATSTSVTIQISGTGKQYNNATGTDDAAAVDTPVAFAQNGSNMELVSSAADITVTVPEAGDYTLTIDLSDPTAWTVEATTGSEEPVVVNPYIYLPGVDDGTSGNWTFDNALALYDEDNLAYAGVVNVNSLWGYTINIEKDNWGDKYTLASGDGTSGTLVYQGSDNIPAPTAGLYLIDVSLSGLTYNLTAVGNEIWVVGLDDQWTFDMPLTATGTAGEYSGQITFAGASPWGFQIHLDSSWAHYFGGSAGSLYYKGSNITDDASLTAGTYTMTVNLITGTYSITQ comes from the coding sequence ATGAAAACCATAAAACATTTCTTAATAGCGCTAATGTCGATCACAGCTTTTACAGCCTGCGAGAAGGACGGCGACCTGATTACCTTATCAGGGCTTGAGCAAAGCGAACTGATGGCGACTGAGTCTGCGGTTGTGCTTAGCCAGGAAACAAGTGCCGAGCATGCTTTGTCTTTGGCATGGACGACCAGCACGTTAACGGTGAGCGACCCTGGCATGTCGGCTCCAAATATTCTTTCGACAACCCTTCAGGTTTCAGCTACAGCGGATTTCTCTGGAACGGTTCAGGAATCTGTAGAGGCAAACCTTTCGCACACATACACCGGTGCCCAACTGAACACTGTTGCCAAGAATCTTGGAGCAACGCCGGATGTGGCTACGCCGATCTATTTCCGATTGGAGGCTTCGGTGGGCGACAATATGGAACCGGTATACAGCAATGTGGTTACCGTAAATATCACGACCTACGAAATTGATATGAGCATTGGCTTTATCCTGAATTCGGACCAGGAAGCAACTGGTGCAACACTTTATTCGGCCGATTCAGATGGTCAATACGTTGGTTTCATGGGTGCAACGGCCTGGTATAACTTCTTCCTGAAAGAAGGAGACGGAACAATTTGGGGTAACGACGCGGTTACCGGAACGGCTTTCGTGGCGTCATCGGACGATGCAAGCTGGAACTGTTGGTTCCCTGGTCAGGGCGGATGTTACTATGTTGATTTTAACACCAACGCACAAAACTGGTCTGCACTTTGGATTCCAACGCTGACTGTTAGCGGCGATATTTCGGGTGAATTGACTTTCGATCGTCCGAACGTGAAATGGACCTTGCCATTTACTGCGACGTCAACATCGGTGACGATCCAAATTAGCGGGACCGGAAAACAGTACAATAATGCAACCGGTACGGATGATGCCGCAGCAGTTGACACACCAGTGGCTTTTGCTCAAAACGGCAGCAATATGGAACTGGTTTCCTCAGCCGCTGATATTACCGTAACTGTGCCCGAGGCCGGTGATTATACCCTAACCATCGATTTAAGTGATCCAACAGCCTGGACGGTTGAGGCGACGACAGGTTCCGAAGAACCAGTTGTTGTGAATCCATACATTTACCTTCCGGGTGTTGATGATGGCACCTCCGGAAACTGGACCTTCGACAATGCGTTGGCATTGTACGATGAGGACAACCTGGCTTATGCGGGAGTTGTGAATGTGAATTCGCTTTGGGGGTACACCATCAATATTGAAAAAGATAACTGGGGCGATAAGTACACTTTGGCTTCAGGCGATGGAACTTCGGGAACGCTGGTTTACCAGGGATCGGATAATATTCCTGCACCAACTGCTGGCTTGTACCTGATTGATGTTTCCTTGAGTGGTTTGACCTACAATCTGACCGCAGTCGGCAACGAAATTTGGGTTGTTGGTTTGGACGACCAATGGACGTTTGACATGCCATTGACCGCTACCGGAACAGCCGGCGAATATTCAGGTCAAATTACTTTTGCCGGAGCATCGCCTTGGGGCTTCCAAATTCATTTGGACAGCAGTTGGGCGCATTATTTCGGCGGATCAGCAGGGAGTTTGTATTACAAAGGAAGCAATATTACTGATGACGCGAGCCTGACTGCCGGAACGTATACGATGACGGTCAACCTGATTACAGGAACTTACAGTATTACACAGTAG
- a CDS encoding glycoside hydrolase family 53 protein — MRRNKIVLLAALVLALFVGCDDEPQLQTPQPEPEYDMTGFAKGADVSWLTEMESDGVLFYDANGKQTECMHLLRDLGMNSIRLRVWVNPTDGWCNMQDVLVKAWRANQLGMRIMIDFHYSDSWADPGKQNKPSAWADLSFDDLKTAVADHTTEVLTLLKQNGITPEWVQVGNETGNGMLWDDGKASENMAQYAALNNAGYDAVKTVFPDALVVIHLQEGNKNSMYEWLFDGLESNGGKWDVIGMSLYPSADDWESLTSDMISNMNDMISRYGTPVMVCETGMPWDDAETSYAFLSNLLVQCKAIADDQCLGVLYWEPQAYNGWNDYTLGAFDESGKPTVALDAFAE; from the coding sequence ATGAGACGAAATAAGATAGTTTTACTGGCAGCATTGGTGTTGGCGCTTTTTGTTGGCTGCGATGATGAGCCGCAATTGCAAACACCGCAACCGGAGCCGGAATATGATATGACCGGTTTTGCAAAAGGGGCCGATGTGAGCTGGCTGACGGAGATGGAAAGCGACGGCGTTTTGTTTTACGATGCCAACGGCAAACAAACAGAATGTATGCACCTTCTACGCGATTTAGGGATGAACTCAATTCGTTTACGCGTGTGGGTGAATCCTACGGATGGTTGGTGCAACATGCAGGATGTTTTGGTGAAAGCATGGCGTGCCAATCAACTGGGCATGCGGATTATGATTGACTTTCACTACAGCGACAGTTGGGCCGATCCGGGCAAGCAAAACAAACCGTCTGCCTGGGCAGATCTCAGTTTTGATGATTTGAAAACAGCAGTCGCCGATCACACCACCGAAGTGCTGACCTTGTTGAAGCAAAACGGCATTACTCCGGAATGGGTACAGGTGGGCAACGAAACCGGAAACGGAATGCTTTGGGATGATGGCAAAGCATCGGAAAATATGGCTCAGTATGCCGCTTTGAACAATGCCGGTTACGACGCCGTGAAAACAGTTTTCCCCGATGCGTTGGTAGTGATTCACCTGCAGGAAGGGAACAAAAATTCGATGTACGAATGGTTGTTTGACGGGTTGGAAAGCAACGGCGGTAAATGGGATGTGATTGGCATGTCGCTGTACCCGTCGGCTGACGATTGGGAGAGTTTAACATCCGATATGATTTCGAATATGAACGATATGATCAGCCGCTACGGAACGCCGGTGATGGTTTGCGAAACCGGCATGCCGTGGGACGATGCGGAGACTTCTTATGCATTTTTAAGTAACTTGCTGGTTCAATGTAAAGCAATTGCAGACGATCAATGTTTGGGTGTGTTATACTGGGAACCGCAGGCTTATAATGGTTGGAACGACTACACTCTGGGAGCTTTCGACGAAAGTGGAAAACCGACAGTTGCATTGGATGCATTTGCTGAATAA